In Penaeus monodon isolate SGIC_2016 chromosome 8, NSTDA_Pmon_1, whole genome shotgun sequence, one DNA window encodes the following:
- the LOC119576410 gene encoding dentin sialophosphoprotein-like yields the protein MRPVAESGERSRFRFKMYSLYSWGCPLLISLASIIVQELPDDLGVIKPNFGNTKCWFDNNTSLWAYFYGFVLTIVIANIIFFCQVAYILVMAQNDPILQRTRQQNRERMWLYVKLFFVMGITWIAEIVSWQEGTCEAWVFTDVINSLQGFFIFVIFICKKNMLKKIRSKWDPYLRRMKEMVGSTRLSHSGVANTSQVHSSFSSTSNRPNHSAASQKTVQSQISLDPTSSTRRLSSSSLSPVTGVQVHSQNKIAMNTIAESSNEQEGNNANGNLPTTDASKPVPQKMSSSGSGNSNTDGTSHMVAGMPSSTVNSSDVSVEESGKPLHLTEITDEPTPVTTKDSKISISEDEGQDQGHENEVQTPNKLTQSLPYDKMEIPASDTVYLSDESKCTSVNDFRSPDTRPVSSSGSTDEDPITINGEIPQRIDNGVSYPVNEATVLRVSSPSPELSPSEKVIKEHADMNDSKLKSEENKKGSYDNSGLHEHQETKDLSLHHYGHEEPVNV from the exons ATGCGTCCCGTGGCGGAGTCGGGCGAGAGGTCGAGGTTCCGCTTCAAGATGTACTCCCTGTACTCGTGGGGATGCCCGCTGCTCATCTCCCTCGCCTCCATCATCGTGCAGGAGCTGCCGGACGACCTCGGGGTCATCAAACCCAACTTCGGAAACACCAAGTGCTGGTTTGATA ACAATACATCGCTTTGGGCTTATTTCTATGGATTTGTGTTGACCATCGTGATAGccaacattattttcttttgtcaagTGGCTTATATCCTCGTCATGGCCCAGAACGACCCTATCTTACAGAGAACTCGACAGCAGAACAGGGAGAG AATGTGGCTCTACGTGAAGCTGTTTTTTGTAATGGGAATAACTTGGATTGCTGAGATCGTGTCGTGGCAGGAAGGAACGTGTGAAGCTTG GGTCTTTACAGATGTTATCAATTCACTCCAaggatttttcattttcgttatatTCATCTGTAAGAAGAATATGCTGAAGAAG ATTCGCTCCAAGTGGGACCCCTATCTCCGGCGCATGAAAGAAATGGTTGGATCAACTCGGCTGTCTCACTCTGGTGTGGCCAATACATCTCAAGTTCATTCTTCCTTCAGTTCGACAAGCAACAGACCAAACCATTCAGCTGCATCACAGAAGACAGTGCAAAGTCAGATATCCCTTGACCCCACATCGTCAACAAG ACGGTTGTCTTCcagctccctctcccccgtcaCAGGGGTGCAGGTTCATAGCCAAAACAAAATTGCAATGAATACTATTGCTGAAAGCTCAAATGAACAAgaaggtaataatgctaatgggaACTTACCTACTACTGATGCCTCAAAACCTGTACCACAGAAAATGAGTTCATCAGGCAGTGGAAATAGCAATACTGATGGGACTTCACATATGGTTGCAGGTATGCCAAGTAGCACTGTTAACTCCTCTGATGTTTCTGTTGAAGAATCTGGAAAGCCACTTCACCTCACGGAGATCACTGATGAACCTACACCAGTTACAACAAAAGACAGCAAAATCTCTATATCAGAGGATGAGGGACAAGACCAGGGACATGAAAATGAAGTCCAAACACCTAATAAACTGACTCAGTCTCTGCCATATGACAAGATGGAGATACCAGCAAGTGACACAGTTTATTTAAGTGATGAGTCAAAGTGTACATCAGTAAATGACTTTAGGTCTCCTGACACGAGGCCAGTTTCATCGTCAGGGAGCACTGATGAAGACCCTATTACCATTAATGGAGAAATACCTCAGAGGATTGATAATGGAGTATCATATCCTGTGAATGAAGCTACTGTTTTGAGAGTAAGTTCTCCAAGCCCAGAACTTTCACCATCTGAGAAGGTTATTAAAGAACATGCAGATATGAATGATTCCAAGCTAAAGagtgaagagaataaaaaagggtcATATGACAATTCAGGACTTCATGAGCATCAAGAAACAAAGGATCTTAGTCTGCATCATTATGGTCATGAAGAACCAGTGAATGTCTGA